Proteins encoded by one window of Streptomyces sp. NBC_01571:
- a CDS encoding sigma factor-like helix-turn-helix DNA-binding protein, with product MARNVWTSTFRRAGRREAVPGPEVTDPWKVVDQRLDAAAPAPAAPAVRRSLAELPVDHRDLLLLVSREQLPPAEAAAAGGIPAVTARSRPHRARIDQGDQGDQGDQVGQVGQAGQVRQAFASVVPSGVRS from the coding sequence GTGGCCCGCAACGTCTGGACCAGTACCTTTCGGCGGGCGGGACGCAGGGAGGCGGTACCGGGACCGGAGGTCACCGATCCCTGGAAGGTGGTGGACCAACGCCTGGACGCGGCGGCGCCGGCCCCCGCGGCCCCCGCGGTGCGCCGGTCGCTGGCCGAACTCCCTGTGGACCACCGTGATTTGCTGCTCCTTGTCAGCCGGGAGCAGCTGCCCCCGGCGGAGGCGGCCGCCGCCGGGGGCATCCCGGCGGTCACGGCCCGCTCACGGCCGCACAGGGCCCGGATCGATCAGGGCGATCAGGGCGATCAGGGCGATCAGGTGGGTCAGGTGGGTCAGGCTGGTCAGGTCCGTCAGGCGTTCGCGAGCGTGGTGCCCAGCGGCGTGCGCTCGTAG
- a CDS encoding DUF5937 family protein yields the protein MPVHMRFGPDDLLRCRFGISPLWEAQGAVRVLKQVRLQGYHLPWLRQTEAAARELDLTPLWLLMPHHGHTPDFLCPPPDGPLTSIEEDLARLRATGPDTARDDLARSLADTPGAADAGQGRAMLADPVRAVQELADLCERVWHALVAPYWPRLRAVLEADIAFRARRLADDGLTGLFADLHPSLSWANGTLTLHRRTEHDRDLGGDGLVLAPSVFVWPDVAAGFDPPWQSTIVYPARGIGGLWQAPQSGSDALVRLLGANRAAILGGLGEPATTSALAHRHGLALSSVSSHLSVLRDAGLLTSRRYGHQVLYERTPLGTTLANA from the coding sequence GTGCCCGTCCACATGCGCTTCGGGCCGGACGACCTGCTGCGCTGCCGGTTCGGGATATCCCCGCTGTGGGAGGCCCAGGGCGCGGTCCGCGTCCTCAAGCAGGTACGGCTGCAGGGCTACCATCTGCCCTGGCTGCGGCAGACGGAGGCCGCGGCGCGTGAGCTCGACCTCACGCCGCTGTGGCTGCTGATGCCGCACCACGGTCACACCCCGGACTTCCTCTGCCCGCCACCGGACGGCCCGCTGACCTCCATCGAGGAGGACCTGGCCCGGCTACGTGCCACCGGCCCCGACACCGCCCGCGACGACCTGGCGCGCTCCCTCGCAGACACCCCGGGCGCGGCGGACGCCGGGCAGGGGCGCGCCATGCTCGCCGATCCGGTGCGCGCGGTGCAGGAGTTGGCGGATCTCTGTGAGCGGGTCTGGCACGCTCTGGTCGCCCCGTACTGGCCCCGGCTGCGCGCCGTGCTGGAGGCCGACATCGCCTTCCGGGCGCGCCGGCTCGCGGACGACGGACTGACCGGGCTCTTCGCCGATCTCCATCCCTCGCTGAGCTGGGCGAACGGCACCCTGACGCTGCACAGACGGACGGAGCACGACCGGGACCTCGGTGGCGACGGCCTGGTCCTCGCGCCCAGTGTCTTCGTGTGGCCGGACGTCGCGGCGGGCTTCGACCCGCCCTGGCAGAGCACCATCGTCTATCCGGCCCGCGGCATCGGCGGTCTGTGGCAGGCCCCGCAGTCCGGTTCCGACGCCCTCGTGCGGCTGCTGGGCGCCAACCGGGCCGCCATCCTCGGCGGCCTCGGCGAGCCGGCGACGACCAGCGCGCTCGCGCACCGGCACGGGCTCGCCCTCTCGTCCGTCTCGTCCCATCTGTCGGTGCTCCGCGACGCGGGCCTGCTCACCTCGCGCCGCTACGGCCACCAGGTGCTCTACGAGCGCACGCCGCTGGGCACCACGCTCGCGAACGCCTGA